One Rhodoluna sp. KAS3 DNA window includes the following coding sequences:
- a CDS encoding Nif3-like dinuclear metal center hexameric protein: protein MSVPIQSLIDTAEVLWPTAGAEGWDAPGLVSGSARQQISRVLLTVDVTSSVLDEAIDGAFDMVISHHPFLMRGVTSLSEQTSKGHLISRAVRAGVSLFAAHTNADIVENGVSDVIAKSIGLANIRPLVKSSPGVGHGRIGTLPEEMPLGELARRIAKVMPSTATGVRVSGEFTQLVQTVALCGGAGDSFIGEAILSGADVYMSSDLRHHPVQDAREYAITQGTGPAIIDVSHWASEWLWLDVAANQLSEKFPQVQFVVSQLRTDPWDFVITQ, encoded by the coding sequence ATGTCCGTACCCATTCAAAGTCTTATAGACACTGCAGAAGTTTTGTGGCCAACCGCAGGTGCCGAGGGCTGGGATGCTCCGGGGCTAGTCTCAGGAAGCGCCCGTCAGCAAATCTCGCGCGTCCTGCTAACCGTTGATGTAACCTCTTCAGTGCTTGACGAGGCAATCGACGGTGCTTTCGACATGGTGATATCGCACCACCCGTTTCTCATGCGAGGCGTTACCAGCCTTTCCGAACAGACCTCCAAGGGGCATTTGATATCAAGAGCTGTCAGGGCTGGAGTCTCTCTGTTCGCAGCACACACCAATGCTGACATTGTTGAAAATGGAGTGTCTGACGTTATTGCAAAGTCCATTGGTCTAGCCAACATTCGACCGCTGGTCAAAAGCTCGCCTGGAGTCGGACACGGACGAATCGGTACCCTGCCAGAGGAGATGCCACTTGGTGAGCTAGCCCGGCGGATAGCGAAAGTCATGCCTTCCACCGCGACCGGTGTGCGAGTATCGGGTGAATTTACCCAACTGGTTCAAACGGTCGCACTGTGTGGTGGTGCCGGTGACTCTTTTATTGGCGAAGCCATTTTATCCGGCGCAGACGTCTACATGAGTTCTGACCTAAGGCATCATCCGGTTCAAGATGCACGAGAATACGCAATTACTCAGGGCACGGGGCCGGCAATCATCGATGTTTCACACTGGGCAAGCGAATGGCTCTGGCTGGACGTTGCCGCAAATCAGTTGTCGGAGAAGTTTCCGCAGGTCCAATTTGTAGTTAGCCAACTTCGGACTGACCCCTGGGACTTTGTTATCACTCAGTAA
- a CDS encoding cytosine permease, translated as MDSSSYIPPSQRSLSDSDLQEALGRVRSDYEGTLEAMAFLEEQAKLRAEDNAQFSTWVEKMQQNGTPQALWALENAMRQRSGLPALPAPNFNQIEKDLPDTSGVLLPESVREVPHVLSSAQVDTETDVDSAPTDLPFNTPQVSPEPVTADSVLQSVAAPVPVLNPVPDPVPAPSLAAEVITVDSEPRVNRRSQAISQFWAWLGLSGSVLPFGMGALLGQFDVSFLQGVLAVALASLASASVISIGSLAGKRSGLATVFLSRAAFGVGANAGPAIFLVLARVFWSSVLLWSLFVMSESVGASASQTIPFNGLGLVAPAAVLIIATALAFYGGQVLFKAQQIAGTFGAVVGLLLIAVTTSGIAWNDLLLESNRSWVATFASATLIFSIFGLAWSGTGADFARKLSVNQLGAKVVGLAFISLAIIPTLFGSFGLALARGMRSFGPEFLGAYEANFVSALADYGYPWLAAVLGVSALVSLAVILAMSQYSTNLGLHALGLKLRPIVAQPVLALLVALIAGLVVYTVRTDLAWQLVADYAVFFAVPVAAWSGIFASDVLIRRIAYHEISLSRTYGFYKSVNVLNVSGWFVATVIGLGLVDASSQGLSWLGYMAPSLTNPDYWLSTNFGVLVALAIGVLVPLATGIPRIKRQEVEVLAIEARRTELLDVLGVLE; from the coding sequence ATGGACTCCAGCTCATACATCCCGCCTTCTCAGCGGTCGCTATCTGACAGTGATCTTCAAGAAGCATTAGGTCGGGTACGGTCGGACTACGAGGGCACTCTGGAGGCTATGGCCTTCTTGGAGGAACAGGCCAAACTTCGAGCAGAAGACAATGCGCAGTTCTCAACTTGGGTTGAGAAAATGCAGCAGAACGGCACGCCTCAAGCGCTTTGGGCGCTAGAAAACGCCATGCGTCAGCGGAGTGGCCTTCCGGCGCTCCCGGCCCCGAATTTCAATCAAATAGAAAAAGATCTTCCGGACACATCAGGTGTTCTGCTGCCTGAGAGCGTTAGGGAGGTCCCTCACGTTCTGAGTTCTGCGCAGGTAGATACCGAGACAGACGTCGACTCTGCCCCAACGGATCTGCCTTTCAATACCCCTCAGGTTTCGCCGGAGCCTGTGACCGCGGATTCAGTTTTGCAGTCAGTTGCAGCTCCTGTACCAGTTCTCAATCCAGTTCCAGATCCAGTGCCAGCTCCAAGCCTTGCCGCAGAAGTCATCACAGTTGATTCCGAACCACGAGTAAATCGTCGGAGCCAGGCTATATCTCAGTTTTGGGCCTGGCTTGGTCTAAGCGGATCAGTTCTTCCTTTCGGTATGGGTGCGCTTCTGGGGCAGTTTGATGTGTCCTTTTTGCAAGGGGTTTTGGCGGTTGCTCTTGCCTCATTGGCCTCGGCCTCGGTGATATCAATTGGTTCGCTGGCGGGTAAAAGAAGCGGTTTGGCAACGGTCTTTCTGTCTAGGGCGGCCTTTGGTGTGGGAGCAAACGCTGGTCCGGCAATTTTCTTAGTCTTGGCCAGGGTTTTCTGGTCCTCTGTCCTGCTTTGGTCACTGTTTGTCATGAGTGAGTCGGTTGGTGCTTCAGCGTCTCAAACCATTCCATTCAATGGTTTAGGTCTGGTCGCACCCGCTGCAGTTCTGATAATCGCCACTGCGTTGGCCTTCTACGGCGGGCAGGTTCTGTTCAAAGCGCAGCAAATTGCAGGCACTTTCGGGGCGGTTGTGGGGTTGCTGTTGATTGCGGTCACAACCTCTGGCATTGCTTGGAATGACCTATTACTTGAAAGCAATCGAAGCTGGGTGGCAACCTTTGCCAGTGCCACGCTCATATTTTCGATATTCGGATTGGCTTGGTCTGGGACCGGCGCCGATTTTGCTCGCAAACTTTCGGTGAATCAGCTGGGGGCAAAGGTTGTCGGGCTGGCCTTCATTAGTTTGGCAATCATTCCAACCTTGTTCGGTTCATTCGGGCTTGCTCTAGCAAGAGGAATGCGCTCGTTCGGGCCAGAGTTTCTTGGTGCGTATGAGGCAAACTTTGTTTCAGCACTGGCCGACTACGGCTATCCGTGGTTGGCAGCTGTTCTCGGGGTGAGCGCTCTGGTGTCGCTTGCAGTTATTTTGGCAATGTCCCAGTACTCGACCAACCTAGGCCTACACGCTCTTGGACTGAAGTTAAGACCAATTGTGGCCCAACCCGTTCTTGCACTTTTGGTGGCATTGATTGCCGGGCTTGTGGTCTATACAGTCAGAACCGATCTCGCTTGGCAACTGGTTGCTGACTATGCCGTATTTTTTGCAGTCCCGGTGGCAGCGTGGTCTGGCATTTTTGCATCAGACGTTCTAATCCGGAGAATCGCGTACCACGAGATTTCCTTGAGCCGCACCTACGGGTTCTACAAAAGCGTCAATGTTTTGAATGTTTCAGGTTGGTTTGTCGCAACGGTGATCGGACTCGGTCTGGTCGACGCTTCGTCGCAAGGCTTGAGTTGGCTTGGCTACATGGCGCCATCTTTGACTAACCCTGATTATTGGCTGAGTACGAATTTCGGTGTCCTAGTTGCATTGGCTATTGGAGTGCTAGTTCCTTTGGCCACAGGAATACCGCGGATTAAACGCCAGGAGGTTGAGGTGCTTGCAATCGAAGCACGACGCACCGAATTGCTCGACGTTCTAGGAGTTTTGGAGTAA
- a CDS encoding peroxiredoxin, whose protein sequence is MTLLIGDKAPDFELVNQFGATVKLSDFAGKKPVVLVFYPLSFSGICTGELCELRDNFAQFQSADVELLAISVDSKFVQKKFAEEEKYEFSVLADFWPHGAVAKQYGVFIEDAGIANRATFVINKDGDLVAKFVTAPGQARNLDEYKRALASL, encoded by the coding sequence ATGACACTACTTATCGGCGACAAGGCACCAGATTTTGAACTGGTTAATCAATTCGGTGCAACCGTAAAGTTGTCTGATTTTGCAGGCAAGAAACCTGTGGTTTTGGTCTTCTACCCTCTTTCTTTCTCAGGTATCTGCACCGGCGAGTTGTGTGAGCTCCGTGATAACTTCGCACAGTTCCAGTCTGCTGACGTAGAGCTGCTAGCCATTTCCGTGGACTCAAAGTTTGTTCAGAAGAAGTTCGCCGAAGAAGAGAAGTACGAGTTCTCCGTTCTTGCTGATTTCTGGCCTCACGGTGCGGTTGCCAAGCAGTATGGTGTCTTCATCGAAGATGCTGGCATCGCCAATCGCGCTACGTTTGTGATCAATAAAGACGGCGATCTTGTGGCTAAGTTCGTCACCGCCCCAGGTCAGGCTAGAAACCTTGATGAGTACAAACGAGCACTAGCTTCGCTGTAA
- the aceE gene encoding pyruvate dehydrogenase (acetyl-transferring), homodimeric type, translating into MSINNNDAYAVNTPDQDPQETSEWLESLDAVARVHGRGRAREIMLNLLRRSHELQLNVPIVPTTDYINTIAPENEAEFPGDEKIERTYRAWMRWNAAMLVHRAQRPGVGVGGHISTFASSASLYEVGFNHFFKGQDHPSGGDQIFIQGHASPGPYARAFLEGRLSAGQLDGFRQEKSHAGGSLSSYPHPRLMPDFWQFPTVSMGLGPINAIYQAQFNRYLSGRGFKDTSEQHVWAFLGDGELDEVESRGALQLAANDNLDNLTFVVNANLQRLDGPVRGNGKIIQELESFFRGAGWNVIKVVWGREWDSLLANDHEGALVDLMNKTPDGDYQTYKTEDGAFVRENFFGRDPRTLKLVEHLSDDEIWGLKRGGHDYRKVYAAYKSALEHKGQPTVIIAKTIKGFTLGKSFEGRNATHQMKKLTLDNLKSFRDELHIPISDAQLEENPYQPPYFHPGQDAPEIQYMHERRRELGGYLPERRSKYVDFKLPEDSAYAVSKKGSGTQEVATTMAFVRLFKDLLRSPEFGERIVPIIPDEARTFGMDAFFPSAKIYNPNGQHYISVDRELLLAYKESSAGQILHTGINEAGSVAGFTAAATSYATQGQPMIPFYVFYSMFGFQRTADAFWAAADQMSRGFIIGATAGRTTLTGEGLQHADGHSPLIAATNTAVITYDAAYGYEIGHIVRSGIERMYGGQHPDPNVMYYLTVYNEPYVQPAEPENVDVNGIVRGIHKISTNERTGRKAQILASGVAVPWAYEAQQLLQNDWGVSADIWSVTSWTELRRDGLVCDEAKFLNPSLPAPKAFVTSQLEGSEGPFLGVSDFMHAVQDQIRPWVPGDYATLGAEGFGFSDTRAAARRFFKIDGPSIVVRVLEQLVERGEMDPSVPQMAIDRYRLHDVNAGTSGSTGGEN; encoded by the coding sequence TTGTCCATCAACAACAACGATGCATACGCGGTCAACACCCCAGACCAAGACCCACAAGAGACCAGCGAGTGGCTCGAGTCACTCGACGCGGTAGCACGAGTACATGGCCGAGGCCGTGCTCGCGAAATCATGTTGAACCTTTTGCGTCGTTCACACGAACTTCAGCTGAATGTTCCGATTGTTCCAACCACGGACTACATCAACACCATCGCACCTGAGAACGAGGCTGAATTTCCTGGTGACGAAAAGATTGAGCGCACCTACCGTGCGTGGATGCGTTGGAACGCTGCTATGTTGGTGCACCGAGCTCAGCGCCCAGGTGTTGGCGTTGGTGGCCACATTTCAACTTTTGCCTCTTCAGCTTCGCTTTACGAGGTCGGTTTCAACCACTTCTTCAAGGGCCAGGATCACCCATCCGGCGGCGACCAGATTTTTATCCAAGGCCACGCATCGCCTGGTCCATATGCCCGCGCATTCCTAGAAGGTCGCCTGAGTGCCGGCCAACTAGACGGATTCCGTCAGGAAAAGTCTCACGCGGGTGGCAGCCTTTCTTCATACCCACACCCAAGACTTATGCCCGATTTCTGGCAATTCCCGACCGTTTCGATGGGACTCGGTCCGATCAACGCTATTTATCAGGCGCAATTCAACCGCTACTTGAGTGGACGCGGCTTCAAGGACACCTCAGAGCAGCACGTATGGGCGTTCCTCGGTGATGGTGAACTTGACGAAGTTGAGTCACGTGGTGCTCTTCAGCTTGCGGCAAACGACAACCTTGACAACCTGACTTTCGTTGTGAACGCAAACCTCCAGCGACTTGACGGTCCTGTTCGAGGTAACGGCAAAATTATCCAGGAACTTGAAAGCTTCTTCCGCGGAGCTGGATGGAACGTCATCAAGGTGGTTTGGGGACGTGAGTGGGACAGCCTGCTGGCGAATGACCACGAGGGCGCCCTAGTTGACCTGATGAACAAGACACCAGACGGCGACTACCAGACTTATAAGACCGAAGACGGCGCCTTCGTGCGCGAGAACTTCTTTGGCCGCGACCCGCGAACTCTTAAGTTGGTTGAGCACCTCTCGGACGACGAGATTTGGGGCCTCAAGCGCGGCGGACACGACTATCGCAAGGTCTACGCTGCCTACAAGTCGGCCCTCGAGCACAAGGGTCAGCCAACCGTAATCATCGCTAAGACAATCAAGGGCTTTACTCTTGGAAAGTCATTTGAGGGACGCAACGCAACCCACCAGATGAAGAAGCTGACGCTGGACAACTTGAAGAGCTTCCGCGATGAATTGCACATTCCGATCTCAGACGCTCAGCTTGAAGAGAACCCGTACCAGCCGCCGTACTTCCACCCAGGACAGGACGCGCCTGAGATTCAGTACATGCACGAGCGTCGTCGCGAATTGGGCGGTTACCTTCCAGAGCGAAGAAGCAAGTACGTTGACTTCAAGCTTCCTGAAGACTCTGCATACGCGGTTTCTAAGAAGGGCTCAGGCACTCAAGAAGTTGCCACCACGATGGCATTCGTCCGTCTTTTCAAAGACCTACTGCGCTCCCCAGAGTTCGGTGAACGAATTGTGCCGATCATCCCGGATGAGGCCCGCACCTTCGGTATGGATGCTTTTTTCCCAAGTGCCAAAATTTACAACCCGAATGGTCAGCACTACATCTCGGTAGACCGCGAATTGCTTTTGGCCTATAAGGAAAGCTCCGCTGGGCAGATTCTCCACACCGGTATCAATGAAGCCGGATCAGTAGCGGGCTTTACCGCTGCTGCCACCAGCTATGCAACGCAGGGTCAGCCGATGATCCCGTTCTATGTCTTCTACTCGATGTTCGGTTTCCAGCGCACCGCAGATGCTTTCTGGGCTGCAGCTGACCAGATGTCGCGTGGATTCATCATCGGTGCCACCGCTGGACGCACAACTTTGACCGGTGAAGGTCTACAGCACGCCGATGGCCACTCACCGCTCATTGCTGCTACAAACACCGCGGTGATTACCTACGACGCAGCCTACGGCTACGAAATTGGGCACATTGTCCGCTCTGGAATTGAGCGCATGTACGGTGGCCAGCACCCGGACCCGAACGTGATGTATTACCTAACCGTTTACAACGAACCATACGTTCAGCCTGCCGAGCCAGAGAACGTTGACGTCAACGGAATCGTTCGAGGCATCCACAAGATCAGCACTAACGAGCGCACAGGTCGAAAGGCCCAAATTCTCGCTTCTGGAGTTGCGGTTCCTTGGGCTTACGAGGCGCAGCAGCTACTACAGAACGACTGGGGTGTATCAGCCGACATTTGGTCCGTTACCTCATGGACTGAGCTTCGCCGCGATGGTCTAGTCTGCGACGAAGCCAAGTTCTTGAACCCGAGTCTTCCAGCTCCAAAGGCATTCGTCACTTCACAGCTCGAGGGATCTGAGGGTCCATTCCTGGGAGTGAGCGACTTCATGCACGCGGTGCAGGACCAGATTCGACCATGGGTACCGGGCGACTACGCAACCCTTGGTGCCGAGGGCTTTGGCTTCTCTGACACACGCGCAGCCGCTCGCCGATTCTTCAAGATTGACGGACCATCAATTGTGGTTCGTGTTCTTGAGCAGCTCGTTGAGCGCGGCGAGATGGACCCAAGTGTTCCTCAGATGGCAATCGACCGATACCGCCTTCACGACGTGAATGCCGGTACCTCAGGGTCAACCGGTGGCGAAAACTAA
- a CDS encoding helix-turn-helix domain-containing protein, producing the protein MPVPQGQPVAKTKQETLDWLQSISGDLATITLQQLDELLPWYRTMPAARRSTIGLVAQAGITSFVAWYKDPKSQPWVAADVFGTAPRELLRSISLQETLQLIRVVVQVVEDRVVQEDESLREAVLLYSREIAFSAADVYARAAEARGLWDARLEALVVDSILSGEHEEELPSRIAALGWRARGSVAAVIGTAAEPIDQDGLRRIARKHSVDALIGVHGNRLIVVLGRIDESKTESQPSFQKIATALDPFFGAGGVVIGPEVGSVAQAHRSAKAALAGFAAIKSWPKPPRHIAADDLLAERALGGDMLAKSTLLDIIYRPLASNSPELLETLAHYLETGRSLESTARELFVHPNTVRYRLKRISEIIGWDATGPREAFVLQVAMVLGSMSEIEARKRR; encoded by the coding sequence ATGCCGGTACCTCAGGGTCAACCGGTGGCGAAAACTAAGCAAGAGACCCTCGACTGGCTGCAGTCGATATCTGGCGACCTCGCCACGATAACTCTGCAGCAACTCGACGAACTTTTGCCTTGGTATCGAACAATGCCGGCAGCCCGGCGATCGACCATTGGTTTGGTGGCTCAAGCCGGTATTACCTCGTTCGTGGCTTGGTATAAAGACCCAAAGTCTCAACCTTGGGTCGCTGCCGACGTCTTTGGCACCGCGCCAAGAGAATTGCTTAGGTCGATATCGCTGCAGGAAACCTTGCAATTGATCCGAGTAGTTGTACAGGTGGTTGAAGATCGCGTTGTTCAAGAGGATGAGTCACTCCGTGAGGCAGTTCTGCTCTACTCGCGCGAAATCGCTTTCTCAGCCGCCGATGTTTATGCACGGGCAGCTGAGGCAAGAGGCTTGTGGGACGCAAGGCTGGAGGCCCTGGTAGTCGATTCAATCTTGAGTGGTGAGCATGAAGAGGAACTTCCGTCAAGAATCGCAGCCCTTGGATGGCGCGCCAGAGGATCTGTGGCCGCTGTAATCGGCACCGCAGCAGAACCAATCGATCAAGATGGACTCCGGAGGATAGCCAGAAAACACAGCGTTGATGCACTTATCGGGGTACACGGAAATCGCCTAATCGTGGTTTTGGGTCGCATCGATGAGTCCAAAACTGAAAGCCAGCCATCATTTCAGAAGATTGCAACAGCGCTCGATCCCTTCTTTGGCGCCGGTGGAGTTGTCATCGGCCCGGAAGTCGGAAGTGTTGCCCAGGCTCATCGCTCAGCGAAAGCGGCACTCGCCGGTTTCGCCGCAATTAAGTCTTGGCCCAAGCCGCCTCGGCACATCGCAGCGGATGACCTACTTGCTGAACGGGCACTCGGCGGTGACATGCTTGCCAAATCAACGTTGCTGGACATTATTTATCGACCTTTAGCCAGCAACTCCCCCGAACTTCTTGAAACCTTGGCCCACTACCTTGAAACCGGAAGGTCCCTCGAATCCACCGCGCGGGAATTGTTTGTTCATCCCAACACCGTCCGATACCGCCTAAAGCGAATATCAGAGATTATTGGCTGGGATGCCACTGGCCCCCGCGAGGCATTCGTTCTTCAGGTGGCTATGGTTTTAGGCTCAATGAGTGAAATCGAAGCGCGTAAGCGCAGATAG